Genomic segment of Arachis stenosperma cultivar V10309 chromosome 4, arast.V10309.gnm1.PFL2, whole genome shotgun sequence:
cttggaaaagaaattatcactttaaccaagtagacctaataagaaagaagtggtaaaatatgtacaaattatAACTACTATGCAATCTATCATGCCATGCAACAACTAACTAAAAAAGAAGATTAAGAATTGGTGTTGGTGAAAGGAGTAGTTACCCACGAAGGTTAGTcctcgacctccccacacttaaagattgcaccatcctcggtgcataCAAAGATGAGCATAGTGGACTAAGGTGAGATGCTACAACTACTGAGTTCCTTCAAAAGATTGTGCATAAAAACTTATTTGTTACCCCCATTTAGAAGTTTTTCTTTCTCCTcttggtggccagcctgaaaggagagaaaaaagaagaagatgaagtccAAAAACAAAGATATGAAAGCAAAGAAGATATAGTTGGGTGAATGCCAAATAAGAATGGGGTTCTCAACTACAAGatagctacaacatgtaagtgAGATAGCAATATAAGTGAATGACATATCAACGGTGCAAAAATTACAACAATGAATAAGAAAAATGGGTGTGAGTTCAAATCAATGCATAAAGAATACAAGCGTTATAAAAGGTTAAGCATTGACCTAAAAATATcatcacttaacaatacaaaacaagttacgaagcaccaaaataatgcaagaaatatTCAACAGTTGAGTAAGAACATTCAACACTAATGGAAAAATAGCAaacttagaaaagaaaataagaacaaacacaaagttaaaatgcaattaatgaaagtatgcaaatgcaagagaccaaagaaaatgaaagatgagaaaaaaatagAAGTGAAACTTTGAAAAGAGGGAGAAGGGAAAGATCgaaagggaagaaaagaaatgggaggagggaagaaaaagaaaggaagaaagaaagaagaagaagtaggaaagaaataaagaaagaagagaCAAGGATGCGACGCGGATGTGTcgaccacgcgtacgcgtggtgtgCAGTAGAAGGGagtgacgcgtacgtgtcatctacgcgtacgcgtgggaaGTAAAAAGCAGAAGGTGACGCGTATGCGTGTGATAACTATTCGTGCTGGATGCACAGAACCTGCATAGTTCCATTACAACTCTCTGATTTTGTACCATGCAGCAGCAGCATGGCAGCATTAAGGTATGACGCATGCACGTCGtccatgcgcacgcgtggagagCGAAAAATTGTtggtgacgcatacgcgtgagtTGCgcccctttttttattttgtttaaaagcAAAATCAGTAAAAGCAATTATAGCACAAAACAATCGAAGCGAActcaagaaaataaattaaagattcTAAAACTAAGTAAAAGAAAACTGTAGATAAGGAAGATCATACCATGGTAGGGTGTCTCCCACCgagcattttttatttattgtccttaagttggacactTTGGTGAGCttcttgtcatggtggcttgtgcttgtactcatctttgaactcccaccaatgtttggactTCCAGTAAGCtccaaatttcaaaatcaatatCACCAAGCTTTGATAAAGTTCCACACAAGCTAAGggctcccaaaattgatcctcTTGTATGCCAGGATCCTAAACCTTGTTCTTACACCCTCTTCAATTTGATCATTACAATTCCAGTTGGGTGACAAGTAATTCGAATTCCCACTCAAGCATCCAAACATCCTTCTTGACCCAAGCAATctagctctacaccaacctttacaTTTAGAGTTTGAACAtgcaaccataatgaaccttgaaTGGCAATTCCAACCACTTACCATCtcccttttgctcttaaagccacaaatagctctaagttgtccatccgtctcaagcaaaccatattcaagcgaGAAACTAGAGCttaaggataagaattttacccacttgaatgttgtgttggatggtgatggcttaAGGAGAGGTGTTTCcaatgatcttgcaagctccactcccttgtgctcttctttgatgACTTCCACCTCTTGACAACTTTCTTTAATTCCCACTTTCTTATTAACTTCTTCCAACTCTTTTTcgtcactcaaatcataaacCAGAGGTTGAGAGAAATTTACCTCAACATTGCTTTCAATTccattgggagaaggttcttcaaactCAAGGAGTTCACTTGCAGATGCAAATTCATCACTAGGAGGACTTTATTCATGATcatcatcaccaagggaacttgCTTCTTGCTTTATTCCTTGTAATTCTTCATAGGGAACATgtcttggaggttgtgcactatcctcctcaacatcaacttcaaACTTCTTGGAGGAATACTCTACAACTCTAGATTTCCATGGAGGTttagcatctcctaagtcttcaaccacttcctcttCTACGATGATTTTGGCTTTCTCCACTTGCTCTAGTACAAAGCCCCATTCTTAGTTTTCCATCGGAGTTtctaatctctccttcatgctatgctcttcaaTTGATTCTTCACATGTGGCCATGGGAGTACTTTGAGTGTCCAAGCGTTGTGAGGGTAGAAAATTTACTACCTCAATCAAGGCAGCCACGAATTCTAGTGACCTCCTTTGAGTTTCACGTTGCTCATGAAGTAGTGAAGCGAGAGCATCATCTATTGAGGCTTGGGGTGGATATGAGGGTTCACTGGTTGGGAGAAAGGGTCATAATAGGAAGTAGTTCATCTTGATAAGGATATaaagatggtgtatattgaggtggtagttcttgggagtaattgtgttggaattggggaggttctatgtatggttcatatggttcatatggtggttggtatggtggatattagattagggtcatatgaaagTGTTTGGTGGTGTGGGACTTGTGAGTATGGCTGGGGACTATGTTATGGAGgaggttcataggcatatggtggcgATTGTTGATAATCACAAGGAGGCTCACCATAGGCATTAGGTTGGTATGCATCGTGGAATGGCTTTTGCTCAGAGTACACTGGtagaggttgttgccatgaagattgatcataagcatatggcacctcccacctttgattgtcctaTACTTGATGCATATTCTCATCATAGCtttcatttcctacaacatattTAGGACCAAACTCATAGCAAAAaagatgagaattcataatagcaataaaaaataaaaaaataaatactaataaaaacTAAGGACAAAAAACGTGTTTAAGCCATGGGAGTGAAAGATTTACGGAAATCAGCCAAACAGAATTCCTAGACAGCAATCAACCAGAACCAAATTACTATATAATTCGAATCTAATCGTTTTGAATTTAACTCTCATGTAGTTCGAAATGAatcaattcgaattacatgcatGCAATAGAATAATATAATTCGAAACATCTTGTATCAAATTATAATAGAGTAATTCGAATTAActtaattcgaattactaggtTAGGCTGAAGAAGCACATAATTCGAAACATATTGCTTCGAATTATGTAGGAATTGTAATTCGAATCcaattgattcgaattatatatatatatatatatatatatatatatatatagtgcaaatttagttgattcgaattacaatGAACCGGAGCTGTATATATATGCTGCGAACTCACGTTGCTCTCAACAAAGAGGTGAGATGGGTAGTGAGGATAGTTTCCTAGTGCTGATACATCACAGAGGGTCGATTAAGAAGAAAACTCGGTCCAGCGTGAAGTTCACTGATAAGGATCCCCTATGTATTATCGTGAGGCCGACAACCACCTACGATGCTCTTGTTAGCTCTGTGCTGGAGAAGCTTGGTCTCGAAGGAGTTAAAAGGGTTAAGAAGTTTTTCTATCGCATTCCAACGGCGATGCTCCATGATACTGTGAAGTATGATTGTTCCACGATTGGGAGTGATGAGGACTTGCAGGTTATGTTTTTTTGTCGTAGGCAGTTTCCCGAGGTAAGGACACCAGAGTTGTTGGCAAAGTTGGTTGATGTGGTATCTAGCTCGGGTGGTTCGAACCGGAATGCCAATACTATAGCCGCGGTTGCCGGCTCGAGCTCGAGACCTGGGGTTGCTTCATCCTCCGTTCCTGTGTATGAGCCACCGATGCAGCCTGTTGCCTCCCCTTCGTTTGCCGTTGATCTGAGCGGCAATGTTGGAGACGAGGTTCGATATGCAGAACATGTTCCCACCGAAGTGCATTGTCCTACACCGGCTGGTGTTGGTGAGGGTTTATTTGATGATGCAGATGACGATGACGTCGAGCCGGATATGATCGTTGATGACAGCGGCGATGATCTTGGAACTACTGATCCGAGAAGGGCTACAGGTGGATCTAGTTCTGGCACACAGCAGTACCCACCCCATTTTTCATCGTTGGACATGGATGCCATGAGGCAGGTCGAATATCCTTTGCAGGCCTCTGGATTTGGTGCCAGAGATACGGAAGGGTCTGCCGGTATGACGGAGTTCCAGGTTGGCCAACAATTTCAGGATAAAGATGACGCGTTGTTGAGTGTGAAGACTTACAGCATCCGCCGAGGGATCCAGTACAAGGTCGTTGAGTCTGACTACCGCAGGTATGTGGGAAAGTGTTCTGAGTTTGGGAATGGGTGCACATGGTTAATTCGGTTGAGCCTCCGACAGCGGAAGGGCATCTGGGAAGTGAAGCGGTACAACGGACCGCATACCTGTCTCGCCACCTCCATCTCCAGCGACCATAGGAGTCTGGACTACCATGTGATAGCGACATTCATTATGCCGATGGTTAGGGCTGATGCCGCCGTCAACATCAAGGTGCTTCAAAATACCACGGCCGCACACTTTGGGTTCAGGCCAACGTACAGGAGGGTATGGATGGCGAAGCAGAAGGCCGTTGCTGTCATATATGGGGACTGGGATGAGTCGTACAACGAGCTCCCTCGGTGGGTGTTAGGAGTTCAGCTGACGATGCCTGGCACTGTAGCCGTCCTAAGGACTTGCCCTGTTCGAGTTGGGGGATAGCATGACGAGTCTCAGGCTTATTTTCATAGGCTGTTCTGGACTTTCCCCCCTTATATCGAGGCATTCCGTCATTGCAAGCCGTTGGTGAGTATTGACGGCACCCATCTATTTGGCAAGTATGGGGGAACGTTGCTAGTTGCGATTGCACAGGACGAAAACTCCAACATACTCCTCGTGGCATTTGCACTAGTTGAGGGTGAGAATGATGAGTCAtggtctttctttctttcccatCTCTGTGAGCACGTGACACCTCAACCGGGTTTGTTAGttatttcagataggcataacGGCATCAAGGCAGCCCTCGAGGCTCCCGATGGGGGATGGCTACCTCTGGCTGCATACAGGGCATTCTGCATTTGACACGTGGCAGCGAATTTTGCCCTGACCTTCAAGGGAAAAGATGCCCGGAGGCTTCTTGTTAACGCCGCATATGCGAAGACCGAAGTGGAGTTCGACTACTGGTTTGACATTCTGTGATCTGAGAATCCGGCAATGTGTGACTGGGCGAACCGAATTGAGTATTCGTTTTGGACATAGTATTGTGATGAGGGTCGGAGATTCGAGCACATGACAACCAATATTTCGGAATGTGTCAATTCAATCCTGAAGTGGGTAAGAAACCTCCCTGTTTGCTCGCTGGTGAAAGCCACATACGGAAGACTGGCTGAGCTATTTGTCCGTAAAGGTAGGGAGGCCGAGGCTCAGATGGGTACTGGACAACAATTCAGTCAATACTTAGTAAAGTGTATCGAGGCCAACCTGAAGACAGCCAGGTGCTTCACGGTGACTGTTTATGACAGGGATAACTCGGAGTACACCGTGGCTGAGACGACTCCGATAGGTTCATTCTCACTTGGTACGTACAGGGTTTCACTAGGGTCTAAGACTTGTGATTGTGGATACTTCTAAGCACTTCATTTCCCGTGTCCTCACGCACTGGTCTGCTGTGATTATTCACGTCTTACATGGCAGCCTTACGTCCACCAGGTCTATCGCCTTAGTTCCGTTTTCGGTGTCTATCAGATGGGATTTACACCACCCATTCCGGAGGGTTTCTGGCCACCTTATGCCGGGCCTACCGTTATACCGGATCCGAACATGAGGCGTGCGAGGGAGGGTCGTCCAAGGTCCACACGCATTTGCACCAACATGGATGATGCAGATCCGAACCGGCCAAAGAGGTGTGGCCTCTGTAGGCAGCCAGGACACACTCGTCGTAGTTGTCCACAAGCCGGAGGACCCAGCGTGACTGCTGGGAATTAATGGTAGAGTTGGTTTGTctgtttttatttcttttaccaTCAGCACATGTATTTTATTTCAGTTAGCAACCATTGTTCTATGTGGAACTAAGTTGTATTCTATAAGTGATGAAACTTGTAATTCGTACCACATATGTATGTTGAATGTCTTTATAATTATGGAATTTAGTTACCAAAACAAACTACACTATCTGATGGGATGACTGATAATACATAACATAACGTCAAAGTAACTGCTTGATGAACAAATACATTAACGAAACCATAGATAACACTGATAACCAACAAAGAAAGTACATAATATAAACATAACAACACGACATACACCACTATCCATAAATCATCTAAATATGTGCGACCCCGTGCCACAACGGCGTGGCACCCGTGTCCTGTAACCCCTACGTATAAGTGGCTCCTGATCCTCAATCGAGTCGTCGCTGTCCTCCGGAACTGGGTGTGTCGGGGTCCTGGGCGGAACATGCACCAGTCTGGATGATGACGGGCCAGCAACTAAATGTGACCCCAAAGTATGGGCCGATACTGGCGTCCCACCCATGGCAAAAATATGCGCAGGAGGCACCGTGGCAGGCTCGTTCAGATCTACATCTAGCGGTGCCTGTGTCCCTATCATGTGAACCCGTCCTGGTGCAGCCTCATCCTCCTGCATGATGGTCCGGATATCATCAAGGAAATGCGGTCCACCGAACTCGGCCACAATGCCATCACTAGCAAGGAAGTCTGGAAACATCGAGCCCGGACTCACCCATGGAGTACTCTCCTGAAGGGTCTGATCGTCACCGGGAACACCTACGAAATAATCTCCAAGAGGTCCACCCCCAAGCCCAGCGTCAGTGTCAGTCGTGGGATCTCCCATACTAGATCCATGCCACTCAACATCATGCCCGCCCTGATGGGCCCTATCAACCCCCGCAACATCACCTCTTCCAACTGCACCCCCCAGGCTGATGGGCACCCTCTCTAGCAGCAGGCACCCTCCTCCTGCCTCCACGACCACGCCGTCTCCCGCCACCCCTAACTGCGTCCTCGACGTCATCCATAGCATGATCCACCCAATTCCACTCACGCTGGCTACGACGTGTCCCGACTCGTGCTCTCCTCTCAATACGACGTCTGTCAGGAACATCGTCGACTCGGTCTATATCTGGAACTCGGCCTGCACCCCTCTGCCCGGAATAGGAATACCTCTCGGATCCCCCAATAACATCTCCGGCGACAGGAATCTCTTTCCGTGCTGATGCCACCATGTCAAGAAATCATGCAAGGGACCGGGGTCGGCCACGATGTCGAACTGTAAAATGTGCTCCGCACGCTCCTGCCAGTGAAGATGCCACTCAGGTAAGTGCGCCGGGAACAAACGGTCACCTCCTCTCCCGTCCTTCGACATCAAGAAGTCGATGTTCAAGGCGGGACGCGGTAGGGGCTGAACTCCCCCAAAACTGCGGTAAAACTCTATCAACCTGATGCCACTCGACCACCGCAAAATAAATCAGGGACGTCCTACACCGCCATAACATCGTATGCCGAGGCTCCAATACCTCCGGATGGACAACCTGGATGACGTCGAGTGCGCTATAGGGCATCCATACGAACTGaaaaaaaccaaataaaaataatttgacaCTTCTGTTAGACAATATAAACTGAAAGAACGACTGCAGATAGATACGGGCCCAGTGTACTTACATCTCTCGAGGCTATAACAAGTCGATCTTCAGGCGAGCCATCTGTACCCGAGGTCCCTTGTTGCTAATCCCAGGATTGTAACAAGACCATCTGCGTAAGAGGTTAAACATTCTAATGTGTTCATGACTCACTCTACAATGAAATTGCTTGCATAATcgaaaataaatacaataagaATACATAATACAAAACAATAACGGTACCTCGACGCAAGGGGCCAGCTAAGCTCATCATACCCAgtcggcctaaaagaaggaaaCCTCCAGAAGATCCAAGACTGCAGTAACTGTAAAGGGCCAGCTAACTTCACGACACGTCTGTTGGCGACCCGGCACATGCACCGGTACAACCATGCTAGTGCCGCCGATCCCCAACTGTAGCGACCCATCTCCTCAAGCCGAGCAACATAGGATAGCCATCTGATGTGTATACGGTTGCCAGACTTGTCGGCAAAGAGCTGCGTGCCCAATAACATCATGATATAGGCACGGGCAAAGCGCTTAACTGTCTCCTCATCAGCCCCGTCTGGACACTCTCTAAATGTCTCCTGGAACCAGGTGCAGTTGACTGCGAATTTCTGCACCTGGTTCTCGGGAGGTAAAACATCGAGCAACTCACGGAACCACTGCCAAGCTGGCCTCCCACCCTCAATGTAAAGGTGGAAGTCTGTTAGGCAACCACTGACGTAATCTCTGTCCACTGGCAACCCCAGATGGTATGCGACGTCCTGAAGCGTGATGGTGCACTCTCCGAACAGCATGTGGAAGGTGTGCGTCTCAGGCCGCCACCTCTCGACGAATGCGCTGACTAGGGGCTCGTCTAGTCGGAACCATCTGTCGTTCAGTCTTGCGAGATGGTACAATTCGGCCATCTGCAAATACGAAACGTACCTCTCATCAAGACGCATCCCCTGCTGCCGCCTAACGCTGGATATGCAACGACGAGGCTGGCCAGTACATAAACCGCATAATTAGAACAGATGCACAAACCACTAACATATACGATATATTTAATGAGGAACCAAAAAATAAATCGTGCGACATACATGAAACAAGCGACCAACATTGTATACACAAACCGCTAACTCAAACCACGTccaaaaaccattaacaaataCAACAATCACTAACAACTAAAACTGTTAACAAAAACCGCTAGCATATACCTCTATCATAAACCACTACCTTAAAGCGCTAACCATCACtaaaaccactatccaaaaccattaacaaaaaccgcTTACAAAAGTAAATTACAAAAACCACTAACAAAAACCACTGGCCTAAACCACTTGCTTAAACCGCTAACACTAATATAAACCGCTATagaaaaccattaacaaaaaccactaGCCTACACCACTATCCTAAACCACTATCCTAAACCACTAACAGTAACATAAACCATTatcaaaaaccattaacaaataCCATTATCATAAACCGCTTTCATCAACCACTACCATTAACCACTAACAAAAAACACCATCAACAGCGCAACATCATAAACCACTAACCTCGTCGTTGATCACCCCGGCAATATGAGCAACTCCATCCAAACGATAAAGCCTCCCCGGATCCCCCCCCCCATTGCCTGAAAATGCCGCTATGGTCTTACTCGGCCCGAATGTTGGTCGTTTTCTCTGGGATTTGGTGGGGTTGGAGAATGACAAAGTGATTCAAATGAACTTGGTTCGAACTCCTTATATAGCCGAAACccttgtaattcgaatcaagttgattcaaATTACTTAGTAGCACCAAATAAACCTAATTCGAATCAATTTGATTCGAACCTCTCTCTTGTGCCCTTCTCCATGTAATTCAAATTTATATGTTTCGAACTACCCTTTTGAAATTCGAATTTATTCGTTTCAAATTACTAGGAACATTGCATGCATAATTCGTTTcttattgattcgaattaccaTGAGTAGTTTTTCAAAGTAGTTCGAATTGATTCATATCGAATTACGTTGAAACTTAATTCGAAActtattgattcgaattatataaaaattagttcTGGTGGATTGAGGTATCGAAGTTTGATTTGGCTGATTTGCGTTAAACTGAGCTCCCCTTGGCTCATTTGGGTTTTTTGCCCAAAAACTAATGAAgataaactcctaaaactagcaaaactagcaaacaaataaaaaattaagctattcacaatatcaaCATAttaacaataaccaataataagacacatatttgcaattccccggcaatggcaTCAAAAACTTGACGGAGGATAAatgtcggtaaagaatttctcaataaaatcgcgttgcaagtatagttctaaactgACATACAATCCTCGGTCAACGTttaaattgtttgtcacaatgcaaaccaataaaaataactaaattatttaAACCTCAGGTTATCTCTCAAAAAAATTGCAGAAAAGTATACTTATTATTGGTTgtggaaaaatattttttggggTTTCTGGATGATGAACAATGAATGTAAATAAcgagaaaataaactaacaactacgAAAAGTCCTAGCAAGGGTTGAGAATTGGAATTtttatcctcattatcatcgtCAATGGTGATGGTAATTGCCTTTTgctctcacttagttaacctctaacaattGAAAGAAAGTCAACTGAGAAAAATCAGCTtaagttcacaagtcctaatcaaagactagatttagtgaagCTCAAGCTAACTTGCACTTTCAATCACAAATCAACAAGAAACTTTGACAATTCAAGAGTCTCCAAATTACTCAattcaagccaagaacataaaaatctattttaaaatccaaccaagcgtaataacaagaaattaaaagaggaACTTGAATCAAGATAAGAAGTAGAATCTAAACCTAGATgaaactgaaaataaaagaagaaaccctaaaacctagagagagaagagagcatctctctctagaattctacatCTATCTAAAACTAAAGTGTTGAATGAATTCTGAATGATCCATCCTCCTTCACTCCCAGCCTCAAGTCTGCATACTGGGCTCAAAACTGGGCCAGAAATGAGATCTGAAATCGTCCCTACCATTTTCACTTTATTGCAGCATGTGACGctcgtcacgcgtacgcgtcatccacgcgtaccCGTTGTTTGGATATTGCACTtgccatgcgtacgcgtcagtcacgcgtacgcgtcagttgGAAGATGGCGtgatcacgcgtacgcgtccaccACGCGCTCGCATTGGTTCCAACTTCTCAAATCCTCAATTCTTtatgttccttccacttttgcatgcttcctttccatcctccaagccattcctaccttataaaccctgaaatcacttaacgcacatatcacggcatcgaatggtaataaaagaggattaaaaATTAGCGATTTTAAGGCctaagaagcatgttttcaatcatagcacaaagttagaaaggaaaattaaaaacatgaaatttacatgaataagtgtgagaatagttgaCAAAATACACTCAATTCAATCcaaaatatatgataaaatagtggtttatcacccacctcggtgagttgcgtgatggtgacagagcggaggATCTTTAGAATCTTTTGGATTTCTTTTGAATATTTTGTTTTAGTACTCTCACTTTTGTATCTTTATTTGCCTTAGAGGCTAACTTTGAGAGAGATGTTGTATATGCTGTTTTAACTTTCGAAATTCCGTTATGTCTGTATATAACTAGTCGGCTTAAACTCTGCGGGCTAAAGCTAGTATTTTATGACTATTATACTCATATATCTACATATGCCTTGTTATCTTGTATGTATATCTTGTGCCTTTATGCTTGTAGCTTCGTGTGAATGCTTCGCGCTTTTGTGATTCTGTTTTTGAGCTGTAATTTCTTCATCGGGCTTCTCGTATATATATAAGTCTTAGAAATGCCGTGGCCCTTAGTTATCCTTTGCTTTACAACATGAGGTAAGGCTTATGGTAATTAGGGTTTTACACAAGGAGCTCCAAAAACATTGGCAAGACAAAAAGACGAAGAGGTAATGAATAATTATTTGCTTTAAGATTTTGCTTCATTGTGTCGACATCAATGTTATAGGAGAAAGTACGAGGAAAGCCCATTAGTAGAGGAGAGTTGTGGACCACGATTCATAAGAAAAAAATGGCTCATATATCCATGCCAATGCACGTGTTGTTGGTATAAGTAATGTTATAATAATTTTGACTTATCTTATTGTATTTATCATGCTAACTTTAAATCATTATATCCCAAATTCTAGTATATCTGTAGGAAGTAATTATGAATACTGAGAACCAAGATGAATCCTCTAGGGAGATTTCACAAAATGATTCACTTGCACAAGTTCTTGGAAAAAAGAACCTAGGATGAGTTCGTGCCTTAGATGTTGGACCATGTCCCACCCAAGTTTTTGGTAATAGTACTGCACAATAGTCGAATTCTTGTGTACAAATTGAAGAGTATCAGAGAACGATTGCAAACTTAAAGGTTGAGGCAGCAAAAGAGAAGGCGAAGAGACAGATGATGGAAAGTCTTTTGAGATATCTAAACCGACAGTAAGGACACAATTTGCCACCTGAGGTTATTATAGAGTTGGATTCTTTAGGGAGTACATTGACTTTATCGCACACAAGGCCATCTTCTTCTGGCAATCATGATCTGCAACAAAAATAATTAGCGGCGGTTAGAAACTACCACTAAAATGAAAGACATTTTTGTTACCAAGTATGGCAGCGGGTAAAACTGCCGCAAAACTGAACGCTGATTTTGCGGCGGTTATTCCAACGGTTAACATAAACTGACACTAACTATTTGTCCGCGACCTATTTTGCAACAGTTACTTAACCGCCACAAAATATTTAGCGGGGGTTTTTAACCGCCTCAATATTCCTCCAGAACTGCCACTAACTGTCGGAAGTGCTGTAGTGTTATGTGTATAATAGATGAAGAGAATCCACAGGGTTGAGTTGATATATTATAATACTATTCCAAAATATTTCATCCGATTTTGTGGAATAGcgtaatattttattttgaatacaCATCGATAAATCATTATTAGTAATAATATGATGTGTATTTATAATATTCCTATTGCATTGCACGTGAAGATAGAAGGCATGTATAGATAATCATATTAAATATTTGTGATATCATTAAtagatacaaaataaaattgtcttttaaatatttttgtttaaatcctaactaataattataattagataacTTGATAACAGGATTTTAATAAATTCAATTTGTAACAGGTCTATTATTAAGAAAGTAACTAGGGCACGAGCTAAGACCTTtccatcttttttttcttgctctttatTGCCATCTATAAAATTGTTACATTATTACAGCTAACAAAGATGCGAATTATTCTATTATAGTTTGTAATATGTTCAAGATCAGAGAAGAACATAGAGAGAGCAAAGGTACAAGAGAGAAATATTTTGACCGAATGATTTATTCAAGAATGAATGAAACACACTGTATCAATTAAGTATATACATTACTACACTAATGATCTTAACTAGAGTTTACTAGAAATGAAAATTGGTTATCCTACTATATTAATAGACTAACTGACAGAATTTACTAACTAGCTTCTACACAAGAATTCTCTCTCTTTACACAAAAATCCTCTTTCTCCA
This window contains:
- the LOC130975332 gene encoding uncharacterized protein LOC130975332, with the translated sequence MGSEDSFLVLIHHRGSIKKKTRSSVKFTDKDPLCIIVRPTTTYDALVSSVLEKLGLEGVKRVKKFFYRIPTAMLHDTVKYDCSTIGSDEDLQVMFFCRRQFPEVRTPELLAKLVDVVSSSGGSNRNANTIAAVAGSSSRPGVASSSVPVYEPPMQPVASPSFAVDLSGNVGDEVRYAEHVPTEVHCPTPAGVGEGLFDDADDDDVEPDMIVDDSGDDLGTTDPRRATGGSSSGTQQYPPHFSSLDMDAMRQVEYPLQASGFGARDTEGSAGMTEFQVGQQFQDKDDALLSVKTYSIRRGIQYKVVESDYRRYVGKCSEFGNGCTWLIRLSLRQRKGIWEVKRYNGPHTCLATSISSDHRSLDYHVIATFIMPMVRADAAVNIKVLQNTTAAHFGFRPTYRRVWMAKQKAVAVIYGDWDESYNELPRLFWTFPPYIEAFRHCKPLVSIDGTHLFGKYGGTLLVAIAQDENSNILLVAFALVEGENDESWSFFLSHLCEHVTPQPGLLVISDRHNGIKAALEAPDGGWLPLAAYRAFCI